The Gossypium raimondii isolate GPD5lz chromosome 2, ASM2569854v1, whole genome shotgun sequence genome segment ttatatagttatttaatttaataaacttatattaattatataaataaatatagttttgtTAGTCTTATCATATAAAAGTATATTTGTATagacttttttaaatatttacttattatataattattaactgaaataaagtaatgaaaaaattaatatcacaagatatattataaatacttttgtcttaaaatattttcttaaaaagtaaaaatgataaaagacaaAAACTGAAAGGACGTGATTGGAAAAACGGAGGCATGCAATggagatgaaaattttaatcttagCTCACTAGTGATCCCAAGGAgcctaaattaattttaagtaaattattcATATAGTCACTCTAAAACTATTTCTTTTtgtcaattaatttttatcaatgaAAGCTAATTAAGATGTCATGCATTGTTGACTGTCATACAAATTgtgtatataattaaatatttcaaaattaattataaatcctATTATCATTCCTAAATTGGAAATCAACCCTTAACTCCTAaatcatttaactttaaatctCATTACCATCACTGACTTCGAAATCTAATTCTAAATCTCAAAatcattaaaccctaaacctccTTTATCATCACTTACTAACGACAATGttatatttgacaaaaaaaattagaataatcaaAATGggaataaagtaattttaaagTGACTATTTGAGTAATTTACCGTTAATTTTACGGTGTCATGGAATCACTGAATCTTAGGTACCAACAAAGAAATAGCCATAACGGTCATTGTTTGTACCCACAATATGTAGGTATCCATCATATGAATACTTAGTTTGAGCTCGATTTAActgttattattaaatttgaattcagtTCAAGATATAATCAAACTAATTGAACTTGAACTCGATTAAACTAAACATATTCAAGCTTGACTTGATAATAAGCTTATggaattaataatatatattaatgataataatgtaatttaatactatacaaatatttaaaatttatcaaaaataaaaagctcaACAAGGTTAGCGGGCCATTAGACCCAAGTATTATTAAGCTCAAATTCGGTTCGTCCGATAGTTCAAGTTTCTCGAACTAAAGCTCGACTCGATAATTATCAAATCGAGTTTGTATTTCTTTAGAATCAAACTTAAATAACTTGCCAGCTGCCCTAAACTTATTTTAGGTCACTATAATCTCCAAAACCccaattttaacatttcaactaaatcttcatttcttcttcacAAACTACCATAATCTAGTTTCTATTAATATGGCTCTAATAATCTCTGAAATCAAAGACCAAGCTTATTTATACAAGCAACTCTCTTTTTAACTGTTCCAACTCACCAAAGCAAAATACAAAAGCAATACTAAATATGAGCTTCACATGCATACCTCACACGACTGCATTCActtataaaggaaaaaaaaagcagaAATAGAGACATTGAATGATCCCCATTCATTATTTAAGTAATTCCCCACTGACAATAGTATTTCCAGTTAACCATGTTTGAGAGCTTCCTTAACAAATCTGTCGAAATCAATATAAGATGATCCCCCAACTTCAACCGCTTCTTCGGCTTTCTTCTTCCATTCCAATgccttctctttctttttctttccttcctcaCCTTCCATCATTTCCTTAACTAAAAACTCTATGTTCTCTCGCTTCACATCATGATCCACCTCCATGCCAATGCCCCAATGAGTGCAAGCATATCGACAATTGGTTTGTTGATCAGCAAAAAATGGCCAACAAACTACTGGCACACCTCCTGATATGGTTTCCACGGTAGAATTCCACCCACAGTGTGTCAAAAAAACACCGACTGAAGGATGTGAAAGGACCTCATATTGGTTGCACCAGCTTGTTATCAGCCCTCTTTCCTTAGTCTCCTTCAGGAACTCTAGATCCAGATTTGCAGAATCACCCATCACGACATCTGGTCTAACGATCCATAAAAATGGGTGTTTAGAGTTAGCCAACCCCCATGCAAATTCTTTGAGATGCTTCGCCGACATGACAGTAATGCTTCCATAGTTCACATACACAACTGAATTGGGTTCCCTTTTGTTAAGCCATTCAATGCAGCTTGTATCTTCCTTCCATAGGCTTGAGTTCATTGACTTGGAGGGATCGGCATGTAGGTGCCTGGCAAGCAAATGAAGTGGTCCTATTGTATAAATTCGAGGAAATTTGGCAGCGATGGCGTCGAACACTTCATGTTCGAACTCTTCAAATGCGTTGAAGATTATTGCTGAAGCTTTGAGGCAATTTTGAGCTTCGGATCCgaaataatcaaacaaaatgTCATTCGGATCGTTGGCTTTGACGAAGCTTGGAAAATCTCTGAGGCGAATGTTACTCATTCCAGGGACCCAGTCAATAGGTTCATTGAGAAATGTTTCACCTGACACAACAAAGAGTCAAATTTGAGTTCCTTTTAGACAATTTTCTTAGCTATAAAGTTATAAAGTTGAAATAAGAAAGTACTTACTTTGGAATGGAATAATGCCTCGTTTAACCAGTTCACTGAAGTGAAGATATCCCATGAAACTACATGCTGAGGCAGTCCAAAACTGAACTTCTGGTATGCCAAGTTGTTCAGCAGCCTTAATAGCAAAGCTCATAAGTCCATCAGAGATTATGCAAGTAACAGTGGGCACTTGGGGCGAGGAGTTTAACTTAGCTAGTAGCTCTACGAATGGTGCCAAGCAATGCTTTCGTATCGAATCACACAGAACTCGAAGATCCTGTGTTGCATTTCGATCGGACGATGGCAGCCCTTCCGGAATTGTTTCGAACTGGAAATCAGGCAGACCTTTAACGAAGTCAGGGCCTTTGGACCTGACCAAACGCCTATGGTTGAACTGAGTGTTAACAAAGGTTATGAAGAAGCCTCTGGAGTGTAAGAGCTTAGCAAGTAGCATCATGGGGTTAACATGACCTTGTGCTGGAAATGGGACGATTACAATGTGGGGTTTACTGGTTTCAAGTGAACCCATCTTTGCAAAGCAATAACAAAGTTGTAAAATTAAGGTGTTTGCAGAGAAGCTTTCCTTGCTTTCTAGCTTCTCTAAAGCTTGACGAGTAGCAACATGCAATATATAGGAAAAGGATGGCGTGAAAGAGTTAAGCTACGTCATTTGTATTCCTTTTTCAATAGAGAAACTATggaaaaattcattatttttaaaatttttgttttattttcaaatctaaaccATACATttataaagaattttatattttattctcaaATCAATATATATCTATTGgagaattttatttatattatgagatatttaaaatgatttgtttGACTCGAGTTCTTTTTAAAGATATTAGATTTTAATGTCACATGCGTTGCATGTAATTTTAcgcatttaatatttaattgatttttaaaaatattgtactTAATTACAacaattagtataaaataatatttcttatttgaatttttgaatataactaaaatatattaacttatcaattcaaatattataatagaaaattttcaagtaataattaaagcattttaaagtggtaattaacatttttaactcTGTTATtgattaagtgataattaatgtGCTTAGaattctattcaaataataactctattttacatcaagaaaattagcacaatttttaaaaataatattagcataattataattatcacaactttttgcgctatattttatgcttagagtTATTTTCAAGTaaccattttattaaattataattatttttaaatgtataattatcaaaatttatattttatttcaactttttaacgaataattttaaattaaatattatttgttttaaatgtgaatttaataatatgatgaaaaaataaaagatattcatcaattcaatagtttttcaaactcatacttttatatatatatatatatatatatatatatgataggTGTAATCTACTTgctataataaaaataaatatttttaaaattatcggagttgatttaaattattattttattattgattgacTACAAGTGGAGTAATAGTGGATTGTGTTCAAGTACATTAGTCTTAGACCATGTTTGGCGATGGAATTGCTATTCCATTCCGTCTATTCCGTGCGCTACAGAAATTCACTTATTTGGTTCACTGTTTAAGTGATTCCGCAGAATTCTATTGCACTTTTATTCCCTCAACTCTTGTAATAGGAATTCAGGGGTTGGGGGTCTGAATTGCTATTCAAAACCACCCGTaataacatttttcttttttggaccAAAATAGTCTGCctctcttcttcatcattttcactttcacTTCAGTAGATTTCTTCCTCGACATTTATCCCCAAAGTGAACCCTAGAAATTAGCTCCTTAATCAACGAAAAATCTAGCATCCATTCgtcatcttcatcttccttcTAGTTGAACCTCCTTATTTACAGTAAGTgcctttgattctttttttttctctgatttttttagttaaagttcTTTCACTtctttcaacttttcttttcccctttcGTATTTGGATATAAACTAGCAAAGCAAATTGTAAAACCAGCAAAGCAAATTATTCTTGGATGATTCGGTGATAAGCAGCTATTTTGGTTCACCGAATCCTCCATTCGACAGAATTTCATTCATCTCCCATTCACAAAATTGGTCGATTGGTTGATCCAATTATTTTAGGGCAATTTAGGGTTAGAAAGCTAAgctttttttttcgaattgtTGGGCATTTATGTTTATTGTTAGGGATTTTAGGTTGGAATTTGTTGTTTGTGGTAAATGGGTTGATGGGGTTTTGGATTTTGAGCTTTGAATCAGTTACAGAGTTTTTgagcaagaaaaagaaaacaaaggcaGGGTAGATGAGGAATCTTTTTACTAGTAAATTTGCCAttgctttggttttttttttcaattttgattctgAAATGTTGGGCTAGTTACAGTGTAAGCTGAACAAAGAATTTcagttgagaaaataattgaagttaaattaaagagaaattcgACATATGTGCTAATAcgctttgtttatttttgaatcTTAATGCTTAGAGAATCATAATTTGCATAGAGATTTAGCTACTGCATCAGGTTTTAGATAATGTTTTACTAGCATCATTAGGTTTTTGTTTAAtcttatcaattaaacatttgattgataattttattttttggggattttaattaattggatATTGGGTTTGAACGTTTGATTAGTTTAATGTAGATGTAGAATATGTGGAAATATTTGGTAACAGCTATCCTGAAATTTGATGTATCAATCCTTTGTGATGCTGAATGGCCAATgttgggaattagggttttgggtCCTCTTTAGAAATTAGATAGATTTCTTACCTTGCTGCTTGTCCCTAGTTCCGCCAAAAAAATATGACCCTATGTTAGGCCTTTTATGGAGTTTAGATGGAAGTTTTAGATGTTGCAAAATTAGATTGCTTTTGGTGCAATGGTTCTTTTTACTGGATTTTGTTTAATGATGCTTTATTTGATACAGTTTGATGTACTTTTTAGATCACATGTTTCAAATGAGATGGATCAGAGTATTCAAAAGAATACAGTGAGATCAGGGTAATTTTCAAACTGTGTTCTTAACCTTAAATGCTActttttcttcctcttctttctttctttttcttaaattttgttagTATAATGTTTTAAGTTGAAAGAAGTAAGAGCatttatttctttgtattttctgCCCTCTTGGAATGTACCGTATACATTATGTTGTTGTGgtgaactttaaaattttattggtggAGTGTTTTGAAAACTAGGAGGATAGAGGATTGGTGGGaagaatgatagaaaatgaGCGTAGTTTTTCATTCATATGCTCTCTAGGAATGATTTAGAAGTGGAATGCAAGAAAATGATATACCTACTTAGTTTTTGTTTGTAATCTTGCCATCCTTTTTGTTTTGCtggtttaaatatttaaggtcTTAAGCTGCAATTAGAAGATGTCATAGTTATAATTAAGATGTCCTACTGCTGTATCTTGATTAAAATGTAAGTATTCATGCTGTAAGTATTTATGTTGTCTTAAAACATTATCTGAAGTGgattaattgttgtaatttaAACGAtcttaataatgaaattttggtatcttaaaatgataaattgagAGGAGTTATAGCTGTAATTTATAGTGCTTGGGTGTCGTGGTTGAAATGTATAACTCTGGGATTGATATTGATGATGTGCTGGTAATGAATAAATCGAGCTTTATTTGCcgaatgacatgttattttagAAATACAAATTGAGTGTTGCTAATGGTGAGTTTTCTTTAAACTCCTTTATTATTTCCATGCTTGAAATTCTTATCAATTTTACATGGATAATTTGGCGATAGTTAAATAGGGAAAAAAATTGttctttacaaatttcatgGTTGCTACTGTTTTGTATTGGTTAAACTCGTTTATTTCGAATTTAGTTGTTGTCCAATTAGTGCAAAAATTTCCTGTTGCTCAAGCAAAGTAGATGTTGTTGCTGCTCGTTTTTGTACTTTTAAGGCCCTATTTAAGTACTGCAATTTGAAATGTTTAGTTGttggaaattgagatgttttattCCTGTAATGgaggtgtataaatgttgttaatagAGATGTTAAAGTGCtacaaattgaagtgtttaaatgctgtaaattgaagtgttaaaGTGTTGCAAATTGAAGTATTTAAATGCTGTGAATTGAAGTGTtaaagtgctgcaaattgaatgtttaaatgttgtaaattgaagtgttttaaGTACTGAGGtgtataaatgtttttaattaggATGTTAAAGTATTGtaatagttatatttaatagaaaatttattgaattactttttctttttttaagatTATACCATCCTTTTAAGGCAGTAGCAGAGTTAAGGGGTTGGCAGGCCCCTGCCCCTTACAAtgggaaaattttcatttaggttctttataatttataaaattttaaattattaataacaaaattaaactttggctttcttaaaaatgataaaaatttgattaattctttaaaaattataaatgtaataggccaattttggcctgggcccaaataaaaaataaaacaaattcacttaaacaaatgaaagtCCAAAAAATTACAGTCCATTTTTCTTACAAATATCAGAGCctaattcaaactcaaattaaCCCGTTACATATCAAGCCTAAAATTCTTgaggaaccaaaaggaaatgggTTCTAGAAGATGTTGCATTGGTTGTATGTATGGTTGAtttgcacaatgttggaaccttTAATGCTGATACGGgattcaaagccggttatttaaatgagttggaaaaaatgttagaaaaaatTTTACCCAATGCCATGTTGAAGGTTAAACCTAATCTTGAATCGAGGATTAGGACATTGAAAAGGGATTGGTCAATCGTTTATGACATACTTAGTGGAAaaaaacaatagcggttttggttgggatgaGCATAGGCAGCTTGTTGTTGCTGACGATGCGGTGTGGAActcatatataaatgtaataattatttcaagtctttattatcttattttgaccaAACTTATATCTAATATGAATTCCTCATTTTTATAGAGTCATAAAGAAGCCGATCAATTCAAACATCATAGTTTCCCTTATTATGACCAACTTACTGCCATCTACGCAAAAGATCGAGCCACTGGGAAAGATGCTGAAACAACCGCTaatattattgaagaaatagatGTTGAGGATGTAGCTACTACAAATACTCATGAAGAAAGAAACGATTTCTATGGATGCGAAGTTGA includes the following:
- the LOC105789464 gene encoding linamarin synthase 2-like translates to MGSLETSKPHIVIVPFPAQGHVNPMMLLAKLLHSRGFFITFVNTQFNHRRLVRSKGPDFVKGLPDFQFETIPEGLPSSDRNATQDLRVLCDSIRKHCLAPFVELLAKLNSSPQVPTVTCIISDGLMSFAIKAAEQLGIPEVQFWTASACSFMGYLHFSELVKRGIIPFQSETFLNEPIDWVPGMSNIRLRDFPSFVKANDPNDILFDYFGSEAQNCLKASAIIFNAFEEFEHEVFDAIAAKFPRIYTIGPLHLLARHLHADPSKSMNSSLWKEDTSCIEWLNKREPNSVVYVNYGSITVMSAKHLKEFAWGLANSKHPFLWIVRPDVVMGDSANLDLEFLKETKERGLITSWCNQYEVLSHPSVGVFLTHCGWNSTVETISGGVPVVCWPFFADQQTNCRYACTHWGIGMEVDHDVKRENIEFLVKEMMEGEEGKKKKEKALEWKKKAEEAVEVGGSSYIDFDRFVKEALKHG